A segment of the Tachysurus vachellii isolate PV-2020 chromosome 18, HZAU_Pvac_v1, whole genome shotgun sequence genome:
CCGTAACTGTACTAATGGTAATATTCCACTGAAATAGCAAAATCATTAATGTAGCTTTTGCTGTACTTGAGTAATAGTTCATGTTTTACATTCAACTTTATAGATGACATAGTAAGTATAGTCTGTTAAATTCTAGTGCTAGAAGCcaaatacacatttacatttcaaatacatatacacatattgtATCTCTCatatatctgttttatttctggcAGGGTCCAGCTGGACAAGATGGACGCCCTGGACCCCCAGGCCCTGTTGGAGGCAGAGGTCAGCCTGGTGTGATGGGATTCCCTGGACCTAAGGGTTCTGCTGTATGTATTTCAACATTTCATCCTATCACCTTAACTGGGATTAATATTATAGCTTAAACAATTTGGTAACTTTTTTTAACTTCTGCAGGGTGAGGCTGGCAAGCCCGGTGAGAGAGGTGTGGCGGGTGCTATCGGTGCCCCTGTAAGTGTCAATGTCTGTTCTTTGCAacataataacattttaagaaaaaaaagccattacATTTTATGGCTGTTTTCTCACTCTTATCTTAAATCCTATCTTAAAAGAAAGATCTTATCTTATGTGgtcatgtatgtatatgtaggGTGCTTCCGGTAAGGACGGTGATGTTGGTGCTCCTGGTGCCCCTGGCCCTGCTGTgagtatttattcataaatccCAATATATATCAATTAGCACATGCTCTTAAATCCTCTGGTCTAGTTCAATTTCAAAAACACTTttgtaaaaacatttgtttttttttttttgtttttttgcttttttgtctgTAGGGACCTGCTGGTGAGAGAGGTGAGCAGGGACCTAGTGGTTCACCTGGATTCCAGGTGAGTGCTTACTTCCCTTTACAGAACACATAGTCTCCAAAAGTATAGTGATTCTTACAGTATCATTactttgatttttgtttttcctttaacaggGTCTGCCTGGACCTCAGGGTGCTACTGGTGAGCCTGGAAAGCCCGGTGAGCAGGTAAGAcgttcatttatatttacagctttTGCCAGCATTGTCCAGAGTGtcttagaaatgtgtttttttagtcTCCACCAGAAAACATCCTCATGCTAACAGGTCAGGATCATAAAGTACCATTAAGCTAAAGCCTTTTTAGACTAGAAAAAAGTTAAGACAGTGAATTATTATAGCAATTAATGACTATTTGTTGAGAGTTTATACACTGACCTGAATCTTGCCAAAAATCCAAAATTACTGCTTCTTTTAAATTCCTAGTAAACATATTCAGCCTGCATATTGTGTCAACAGTAGATTCTGAATTGATTTTGTTTCTCAAGCGTATAATGAGTTATCCATTATTGCAACCAGCACTGGAGAATTGGAAATAAATAGTAAGCCAGAAACTTCAAAATTGATTTTTGTGATACAAGTATAATCCTTTTTATTACAGGGAGTGCCTGGTGAagctggtgcccctggaatttCTGGAGCTAGAGTAAGTATTCAGTACTGTAGAAGATATTAACTAATACACAGACCAGACCTAATGACACTCAAAACTTCAGTCCTCAGAATGATTCACATTCTCACACTCTTTTTTCTGCTCAGGGTGATAGAGGATTCCCCGGTGAGCGTGGAGCCCCTGGTCTTGCTGGTCCTGCTGGCCCACGTGGTTCTCCTGGTTCAGCTGGTAACGATGGTGCCAAGGTGAGAGCTAAGTATCCAAATTGATTGTCACGTGAATGAAATGCAATCTCTGGTTAAATGTTAAGTACAGCAATGAGCTGATACAGAGCAGAGAGTTTGTTTAAGCTCATTACTAGTGTTGACCattttctttctgtatctctttctTTAGGGAGAGCCTGGTGCACCTGGTGCTCCTGGTGCTCAAGGTGCTCCTGGTCTTCAGGGTATGCCTGGTGACCGTGGTGCTGCTGGTCTGCCAGGCCTTAAGGGAGACAGAGTAAGTACCACCATGTTTCATGGAGATTTTAGCTTTGACtggattaaatgtaaatgtattacaaTAAATGTATTACAATCAATTTCCTCAAGTAATGTTTTGCAATGCAATGGTTTTGTTACTGTCCTTATTATTTTCAGTGTgtaaaaaatcacactgattatTACACAAAATTAGTAAACTAATTTTATCGTACTATAAAAGCAACATACGGACTATATCAAGCCATGTTGTCCACTAAATTATATACGAGTATCTAAGATAAGATTTGGTTGCAAACGCTAAATCTTTATGGAGTCtgagaggaaataaagaaagCCAAACCTGTCAAAAATGAGCCTGAAACTGAAAACTACAACAAAATATATGGTAATAAAGAAATCAGAGTTGTGATCCCCAAGAAGGTGAGCATATCACATCTGATTAGACATGTTTGGAAGGTATTGGCAAAACATGGCCAAGCCATCTAGCAGCGTTAAAACAGGCATGGGGGCATACTATTCACTATAAAACAGTCCTTGCTCGCAATTGATGCACTGTTGAAAACATTCTACACAGTAAAACTGATAATGGTGTGAGTCGGTagattgtataaaatgtgtgtctgatttttaaacatttttgtctgTACATAATCAATTACAATGTGCAATGTGCAATTACAATATTGCAACAGACAAACACTGATGTCACATTGCCTTTTTACACAGGGTGACCAAGGTGCCAAGGGTACTGATGGTGCCCCTGGTAAGGATGGCATTCGTGGTTTGACTGGACCCATTGGACCTCCTGGACCAGCTGGTGCTCAGGGTGACAAGGTAAGTCCCTTCACTGTCTCTCTTCTGCTATCCATTATTACTCACCACCAAATATCCTGACATATTTGAGGCTAACAGAGTTTTGTCTACCTTTACCAAGGGAGAGCCTGGTGCTGCTGGTCCTCTTGGACCTACTGGTGTCCGTGGACCTCCTGTgagtaatttttttctttttttggataACATATGCAATATCAGTTCCtttcaaaaatatacaaatctttttgtaataatttggttattattaattatgctATTTCACATCATGAACATGTTTATGGCTAGTGTTTACTGCTAGTGTTTGCCTATTATCTTAGTTCCCATTAGTGACTAGTGTCCACTTCTAGGGAGAGCGTGGTGAGACTGGTGCTCCTGGACCTGCCGGATTTGCTGGACCACCTGTGAGTATATGTAAATTTCAAATCAATCAGactaatttattatttagcatagATGCCTGGACATACCTTATCATTGGCCCAGTTATACCTAATAAATCCATTTTAGACTAATCATGTTGAGCTCTAAGActcaaatcatttatttatgtatgtgctACTTTTGAACTGGTTGCACTTAAGATGTCTATGTTTCTCATGTAGGGTACTGATGGTCAGGCTGGTGCTAAGGGAGAGTCTGGAGACACTGGTGCCAAGGGAGATGCTGGTGCTCCTGGACCTGCTGGAGCTACAGGTGCACCTGGACCTCAGGTGCAAGCAACATTCAAAGCACATCATAATCTTGTTTGATAACcttataaagcttttttttttttatataaaaatgtaaagttttcaCCCTGTATGTAATACAGCAAACACAATATTTCTCCCTTACAGGGTCCAGTTGGTGCTACTGGTGCTAAAGGTGCCCGTGGTCCTGCTGGTCCTCCTGTAAGTATCACTTTCTTAATTGATACTAAGGCTTCAGTATTTACTTAATTATTGTTTAAAGATCAGAATTTTTGATTATCCAAATTaatctctgtttattttgatAAGGGAGCTACTGGTTTCCCTGGTGCTGCTGGAAGACTTGGACCTCCCGGCCCTGCTGTAAGTTCTTTAGTATAGCTATAAAGCAAAATACTCTAATCATCTCTCCAATGTAGCTTCAGTGCAATATCTTGACTACACCTTCAACTGCCATTTCCTTTCCAGGGTAATGCTGGACCACCTGGACCTCCTGGAGTCCCCGGAAAGGAAGGTGCAAAGGGTCTTCGTGGTGAGACTGGACCTTCTGGTCGCACTGGTGAGGTTGGTGCCCCTGGTGCTCCTGGTGCACCTGGTGAGAAAGGACCTCCCGGAGCTGAGGGTCCCACTGTaagtctctcttactgtctctaaAATACCCTTAGTCTTACAAGATAAATAAGGGACTGTTTTATGTCTAGTGCAGTATTTTTGGTATTTatgttgtatgtatgttgtttaagaaataaattatCTTTAACTAAGCACAGACATTATCAGGTACCAGATTCTCTTCAGCATTGTTTTTACTTAACAGGGCTCTGCTGGTATTCCTGGACCTCAAGGTCTTGCTGGGCAGCGTGGTATTGTTGGTTTCCCTGGACAGAAAGGAGAGCGTGGTTTCTCTGGTCTCCCAGGACCATCAGTGAGTATTCCGATTGTACTCTTAAAACATACCagagcacacacagaaaaatcagTTTACCCTATCTTATTGTCTATACTAAAAATCCACCATCAGAGTGGATAGGTTCATCAGAGTACTCAGTATGTTGTGGAATTGCAAAGACATTGATACAGCACTTGCTCTTGTCTGGTTCTAGGGAGAGCCTGGTAAGCAGGGACCTGGTGGCCCCTCTGGTGAGCGTGGACCCCCTGGACCCATGGGACCCCCAGGATTGGCTGGACCTCCAGGCGAACCTGGTCGTGAGGTGGGCACCCCTAATTCATGCAGGCATATTATGAATGGGCTAACACCATCTTGACTTTAGTTAGGAATGTGTGTTGATGTTTGTTTCCATCTATAGACCGTGCATAATTAAATGTCCAATATTTCATTATTAGGGAACTCCTGGTAATGAGGGTTCTCCTGGTCGTGATGGCGCTGCTGGTCCCAAGGTGAAGTGCACTATCATTTAGTACCATAACTGTAATACAGTCCTGTTACCACAAAATGATAAGAACATAGATTTTTCCAGACTGTCATTTGCCTTTGTTGCGCAACTTTATCTTTCATAGGGTGACCGTGGTGAGACTGGTGCTGCTGGTGCTCCTGGTGCTCCCGGACCCCCTGGAGCTCCTGGACCTATTGGCCCTGCTGGAAAGACTGGTGATCGTGGAGAGTCTGTAAGTGTTTATAACAACTAATGTCAAGTAAAGATACCTAGTGTGTCACTTGAATCAGTACACAGTGAATCAGTGTCTGACTTCACTCAGCATCATTTGTCAATTTACTCCATTAGGGTCCTGCTGGTCCCGCTGGTGCTGCTGGCCCTTCTGGCCCCCGTGGCCCTGCTGTAAGTTTGTATTTTAGCCATTCTGTTGTTAACACACAGATATCTGAATAACTATGGCTCAGTAGCACAGTTCATAATACTTCAAGGCTTATATATCTCTTTGTGCAGGGACCCGCTGGAGCTCGTGGAGACAAAGGTGAGACTGGAGAGGCTGGAGAAAGAGGCATGAAGGGACACAGAGGATTCACTGGAATGCAGGGACCACCTGGACCTCCCGTAAGTGATGACCCATTTGCGTGATGGAAGATCCAgtacttttaataaatataccTTCAACGGTGCATAATatcaaaaatgtgaaaattcagTGGCTCTGCACAgaaactgtgttttattttggtttaattaatggtttatttttttaccataGGGACCACCTGGAGAGTCTGGACCAGCTGGATCTTCTGGCCCTGCTGGACCTAGagtgagttttttttactttgcatatGTAGTAGACTGACATTTTATTATACAgatttttcctcattttatgACTTCATATAATAATAGGGCCCTGTTGGAGCCTCTGGTACCTCTGGTAAGGATGGCATGAGTGGACTTCCTGGACCCATTGGACCTCCTGGACCCCGTGGTCGCACTGGTGAAATTGGACCAGCTGTGAGCAGccatttctttttaactttattttgaaGTTTTCAGCCAGCATAGAAGATAGCAATTTTACAACATTCTTTCCACCATCCTTTGATTTAGGGACCTCCTGGACCTCCCGGACCCCCTGGACCTCCTGGACCATCCGGTGGTGGATTCGACATTGGCTTCATTGCTGCACCCCAGGAGAAAGCCCCTGATCCTTTCCGTCACTACCGCGCTGATGATGCCAATGTGATGCGTGACCGTGACATGGAGGTTGACACCACCCTCAAGTCCCTGAGCCAGCAGATTGAGAATATCCGCAGCCCCGATGGCACCAAGAAGAACCCTGCCCGCACCTGCCGTGACCTGAAGATGTGCCACCCCGACTGGAAGAGCGGTATGCATAGCTTAGCATTTCTTTTCCAAATAGTGACAGAAattgtcttcattttttttttcatttcatctaATATTGGGTCTGTAGAAAGACTTTCACAGACTTGGTATAATGAAAACAGGCCACAGAGGAATTCAATCAGAAAAAGTATATGTGTAATGAAACACATACTCCTGctgttcttattttatttaacttggCATGTCATTTTGTAACCTCTATTCTATAAAATAGGTGAGTACTGGATTGACCCTGACCAGGGCTGCAACCAGGATGCCATCAAGGTTTACTGCAACATGGAGACTGGTGAGACCTGCGTCTACCCATCAGAGGCTGACATTCCCAAGAAGAGCTGGTACACAAGCAAGAACATCAAGGAGAAGAAACATGTCTGGTTTGGAGAGGCTATGACTGATGGCTTCCAGGTGAGAATTCTCTTAATGtgtacattatttttaaaagtcttatacagtacatagtaaTATACAGCAAGTTCTCTAACTTATTTTATCTCTCTTCTTTCCCCTTCAGTTTGAGTATGGCAGTGAGGGCTCCAAGCCTGAGGATGTTAACATCCAACTTACCTTCCTGCGCCTTATGTCCACGGAGGCCTCCCAGAACATTACATATCACTGCAAGAACAGCATTGCCTACATGGACCAGGCCACAGGCAACCTTAAGAAGGCTCTGCTGCTCCAGGGCTCCAATGAGATTGAGATCAGAGCAGAAGGCAACAGCCGCTTCACATACAGCGTCACTGAAGATGGCTGCACGGTAAGTCATTTTCAAAGTCTATATCCATTGCATGaccacattattatttataacgtGTTCCTGTATATGTCTGGGCTGGATTCACaaaaatattagatttaaatataaaaccccAGATTGACAATCCACTTGGAGTACACACAATTAGTATATCATTATGCcacttttaaaaatgcattatatgTATATGAGACCCAGATTAAGTCTAATCTTTATTAAGCCAGACTGaactgaaaaaagtaaaaaaaatatatatgtatatgtatatatatactattgTTTTCATggtccatcacatcacaatgcTTATACGTTTCTGTTCATGTCCTACAGTCGCACACTGGTGCATGGGGCAAGACAGTCATCGACTACAAAACAACGAAAACATCTCGGCTGCCCATTATTGACATCGCTCCTATGGACGTTGGTGCACCTGATCAGGAATTTGGCATTGAAGTTGGCCCAGTCTGCTTCttgtaaaaaagaaatctggacttgaaattgtttgtgtgttgtgtgtgtgttttttctagCAGTCATCTCTCTAAAAATCTTTtctatgcattaaaaaaaccctAGACTTCGATTTGGCTGTCCGAATGGTCCACTTGCTTAGAACTACGCTTCAGAAGACAGTGGTTATGTGTTATCAAGCTTTTTTTCGGGACCACTATTttaccaccaccaacaccaagGACACTTTAGAAGACCGATTTGTTTCACTGGCCacaagaaaataatatatacttgtaaagtgtaaaatccccctggaaaaaggaaaaaacatacAGGTGACTTTTTTACCACTGCAGAAGGAcaatgaaaaagagaaaacaaatgcTTTGTACCATGTTCAGGTGTtgaataaatctgtaaaatgacatttaagtGTCTTTGTGTTCTACCCATCAGAATAAGTGATCAACAGGTACAACCATCATTgttcacagacagaaaagaTTTAATATGAGACAGGGGTTCAACTTCGTTTTGATATCTTATGTCTACCTCAGAAAAGAAACCTATATCATTACCCAGTGTTGACTAACACCAGGTTAGGATTTTACACAGAAGTATGCTTaacaaaagaaagaagcagCTGAAAAAGGTGCTATTTCATGAGGTCCTGTTAGTATGGTGTGTTAGAGCAGTTTCTAAAGTAATGTATTATTTCACTCTTGCTCACAGGACCTTTGGTGCTAAAAATCACATTCTCTTGTTGTCCAGTTATAACACATGCATCTCTTGCTAAAGGACTTTGCTTCGAATTCTGTAACAGAGCCTTTGTTAGGGAAATATAATTAAGCTTTGATGCACATAGTCTTTTCAAGTGTAGAAATAAGCAGGTGGAGTCTTATTTTTCCCAAACACCTTTTGACACTTTTTGGTTGTTGTCCTGATTTCTTTACAATACATCCCCATGTTTACTTTCAGTGCTTCCATTCTACCACTTTTTTTGTcaggatttgttgtttttttagtttttgttttgttttgttttgtttttatctagGGCTTTTCAAAGATGGCAAGAGATATAGGGATCCCCAAAACCAGTGAGAGAAGCATACACACAATAGGGGGTTAAAACAAGATGATCTGTACctattttgtatatgtataataatttgagatgtttttaattattttgagtGCTGAAATAAAGCATGTTAAGTGGTCGATCTAATTTTTGTCAGAAGTGGTCTTGACTCATCCCCAAGTGCCCAAATGGACTTTAATGAAGCAAAGCTTGCACCTGTTACAGTTCTTTTGACTGGAAGGAAAGATTAAAGAGAAATAACAGAAACAGAATTGTCTTACAATTGTACCTTTTTTAAAACTCTTAAATTGTGTGGTTCTAATCAAACAGATGCCCAATCAGTCACTGAATTTTGACCAGTTAAGTAGTAGTAATAAGCAGTTAAGTTGTAATGTCTAGCACAGTCTCATGTTCCTCTGTAGAGGTTCACCGCATTACCTGCTTTGAGTCtgggcttcttcttcttcttcttcttcttcttcttcttcttcttctgttttgcATAAAACCTGATATAATCCAAATAAATGGGATCAACCGATTCTCCGTTGTCAATCCCATGTGTGGAATCTTCGATATAAATCCATGGAGACAGTTCTTCAAGCTCAAATTATATCCCCACAAAAGAAATAACCGCGTCCTTCCAGCGGAGATAACCCTTATAATCCACCTCGGTTTCCACATTTACCTGCAGCTCATAGTCCTGGTACTGAAgtgatctgtgcaccaatgtgtACTGGAAGCTTGGTGAAGGAAGCTTGTGTCCTGCTTGATACAAGGAAGCCATTGTATGTCTAGGTATGTGCAGGATTCCGTAGTGGGGGTTCTAGCTGAAATTTGAGCCGTTCTCCTGCTTTGATTTTAGTTTGTATGCTGTAGATTTGCACtataatatttcatttacattgCCATAAATATATTCAACATCTAGGACATTATTCCAGCCAATATACAGCTGTGCTTATCTCCACAAGACATCCATTTTGTTAGGGCTATATGTGTTTAAGCACACTGTGCTTCTAGTCTTATGGCCTCTGTTTAAGCTGCATGCAGCACTGATGCTCCCAGTGGCTCCTTATTTCCAATCTAAGTGCAATAAATAAGGCACCACAGAAAGGATTTTACACTCTACATACTGTAGTTCTCTAATTGTGTGTTATGGAAGGTGTTTGTAATTTATCCTCGGAATATCGtcgctttttaaaaaaatcttcaaaaagaaaaaaaaacgggtTAGATTGTTGTTAATGAATTCGAATTAAATGTCTTTTCATTTTGTATAATCACCATTTCAACTTTACCTCAGATTTTCCCAACTTCCCAACATTAGGAGCAAAATCAGTTAGTTTCTATGGAGCAATGGATTAATTGAAAAGGTATTACTTGGCAAAGTAGGAAAAGTGAAATATAAGTGTAGTTAATTACAACACTGTATCTACTCGTGAACTTAAATTATAACATtgtctgtttaaaaatgttcgtaaaataaaacagaacaaaaaaataaataaacagctggTACATTTGCCAAGTGCCTAGTTAACAGATTAACATATTTGGCGAAATGAATGTTTTCATTCATGAATATACTATTAACTTTAGTTTCATTATTGAAAATGacgaaatgtaaatgtagtataAAATTCCAAATTAGTTTTTGCTGATTGTCccacagggggcacggtggcttagtggttagcacgtttgcctcacactccagggttgggggttcgattcccgccttgtgtgtgtgtgtgtgtgtgtgtgtgtgtgtgtgtgtgtgtgtgtgtgtgtgtgtgtgtagtttgcatgttctccccccccgtttcctcccccggtccaaagacatgcacggtaggttgattggcacctctggaaaaattgtcctgtgtgtgtgtgtgccctgcgatgggttggcactccatcctgggtgtatcctgccttggtgcccgatgacgcctgagataggcataggctcccggttacccgaggtagttcggataagcggtagaaaatgaacgaatgattTTCCCACATGCCATATTTTCAGGCATTTTTAGACAGACAACGTGCGACATCTAGTGGTGCTAAAGGGTCagcaattaaatatattattattgttcttcttcttgttgtcTGAATGTGTGACATATTGTTTCAGAGAAAACACTGActtttaattcttatttattcGTAGTAATATAAGGCTACAGTGGGCTCTGGTTTAATAAAATGGAAAGCTGAAGATTGAACCAGGCAGTGTATTTTCCAGTCTTACCGTTAATCAGGGAGCTTATGCCCGCTATAGCCTTGAATGTCTGTTCTTAGCTGACAGGAATGGAACCTGATAgggtcttctgctgttgaagCTTACCCACCTCAAAGTTTGTCATGTTGTGTAATGATTTTTCTGCTCCttgtggttgtaaagagtggttatttgtgTTACCGTTGACTTCCTGTCTGATCAAACTAATCTGGCAGTTCTCTCTTGACCTCTCCTCTCATCACCAAAGAATTGTTGTCTACAGATcttcttttcattgttttttccccacacttTTCTGTGTAACATCTATAGACTGTTGTGCAAACtttccaaaatatttaaacCAGCCAACCAGGCTCCAACAGCCATGCCATAGAACTGAGGTCACATTTTCCTCCTTTTGacatttgatgtgaacattaactgaagttcttgacctgtaactgcatgattttatgaaatGTAAAGCTACAACATGAATGGTTAAATAGATCAGAATCTATAAATTGTGCCATGGAGAAAGTGgctgcttatttatttttaaattaaaaataaaattaaagtatTTGTTTTCAAAGGTTTTCCACCAGCTGCTTCCAACTGCAAATGAGATTACTTGGATCCAAATATCAGGAAAAATGCACCCCAACCTGGTTAGACCCTAACCAGGTGAAGCTAATTATGGGTTTACAAGACAAGAAACAATGAACACAGAATGGGGCAGAGTAAACAAATCATAAACAAGAACAGAAGCACATGTGAAATTAAACTCCAGGGAGGTCTAGAATCCAGATCTTTTTTACCACACTGAAACCATTTGTCTTCTCTGGCTTGGATACAAGGAAAGTGAGAAAGTGGTTTACCGAGGACACATTGGAAGGGAGATTTTGatcatgttatatatatattcagtccAGAGGAGATTTGCTGTATGCtgtatgcagatgacaccaccGTGGTCGGCCAGATCAACAACAACGATGAATCGGCCTACAGGGAAGAGATCCGAAATCTGTCAGCATGGTGTGCCAACAACAACCTGACCCTCATGCCACAAAGACCAAAGACCTCATTGTGGACTTTCGGAAATCCAACAGCAGGAGACATCTACCAGTCAACATCAACAGAACTGAGTTAGAGCAAGTCTCCAGCTTTAAGTTCCTGGGAGTTcacatctctgaggatctgTCCTGGCACTTCAGCTCTGgttaaaaaagcacaacaacGCCTGTACTTCTTGAGAAGTCTCAAGAAATCTCATCTGTACCCGGGGATTTTAATGAGTTTCTACCGCTGCACCATCGAAAGCGTCCTGACCAACTCCATCACCGTATGGTATGGAGGCTCCACTGTGTGTGAGCGTAAAGCCCTGCAAAGGGTGGTCAAAACGCATCAACGCATCACTGGCACCCAACTACCTGCCATTGAACAcattcaccacagcagatgtctGTGCAGAGCTCACAACATTATCAAGGACTCTTCACATCCCAGTCataaactgtttaacctccttccatcaagaaggagatacaggagcttacgcaccagaaccagcaggttcagagaaagcttttttccatccaccatcacactactgaactctaaACTACACCGCTAGatcactacaaaacaaacacaaaacaaaacactgtataaaacctctgtacaatacatgtacatattacatagtttATCTTTCTTtaacatgtgtctgtgtgtgtgtgtgtgtgtgtgtgtgtgtgtatatatatatatatatatatatatatatatatatatatatatatatatatatttatattatttcgtatatatattttttatatatagtagACTGTATTTTCAGCTTGCTAACTCCTTAAATGCCATAATCCTGTAATCTTGTAACCTTTCACTCTGCACATTCCTCTCCAATGCCATAGCCCAAGAACCATTTCTGTAATTTTGTAATTCTTAATAATGTCCACAaatctctgcactgttatagcctttatatttattcactgtacgcctttatatttatttactgtactcctgtatgttcacacatctctgcactgttatagcctttatatttattcactgtatatgCTTTCATATAtacttgctgtaaatatgctagatatttatctgcacttttgcacgactgctatattttgcacttctggtagatgccaaactgcatttcgttgccgtgtacctgtacaatgcaatgacaataaagttgtatctatctatctatctgtagaCTACAGTGAAATGACCAAGTATATTGTTGAGGACTTTGTTGGCAGAGGTCTAGAAGACAGAAGTGGCATTGGCAAGCCCATACAGTAtcacaaaatatttataatctGCATAGATGTGTATAAGGccattgttcattcattttctgcc
Coding sequences within it:
- the col1a1a gene encoding collagen, type I, alpha 1a; amino-acid sequence: MFSFVDIRLALLLSATVLLARGQGEDDRTGSSCTLDGQVYNDRDVWKPEPCQICVCDSGTVMCDDVICEDTSDCANPVIPPDECCPVCPDDDFQEPRVEGPKGEPGEKGDRGLPGPPGNDGIPGQPGLPGPPGPPGPPGLGGNFSPQLSGGYDEKSGGAAMAVPGPMGPMGPRGPPGPPGLSGPQGFTGPPGEPGEPGATGAMGPRGPAGPPGKNGEDGESGKPGRPGDRGPAGPQGARGFPGTPGLPGIKGHRGFSGLDGAKGDSGPAGPKGEAGAPGENGTPGAMGPRGLPGERGRAGANGAAGARGNDGAAGAAGPPGPTGPAGPPGFPGGPGSKGEVGPQGARGGEGPQGARGEPGSPGPAGAAGPAGNNGADGAPGAKGAPGAAGIAGAPGFPGPRGPPGPSGAPGAAGQKGNTGEGGAPGAKGDAGAKGETGAPGIQGPPGPAGEEGKRGARGEPGPIGGRGPPGERGAPGGRGFPGADGAAGPKGGPGERGGPGVVGPKGASGEPGRNGEPGMPGSKGMTGSPGSPGPDGKMGSAGPAGQDGRPGPPGPVGGRGQPGVMGFPGPKGSAGEAGKPGERGVAGAIGAPGASGKDGDVGAPGAPGPAGPAGERGEQGPSGSPGFQGLPGPQGATGEPGKPGEQGVPGEAGAPGISGARGDRGFPGERGAPGLAGPAGPRGSPGSAGNDGAKGEPGAPGAPGAQGAPGLQGMPGDRGAAGLPGLKGDRGDQGAKGTDGAPGKDGIRGLTGPIGPPGPAGAQGDKGEPGAAGPLGPTGVRGPPGERGETGAPGPAGFAGPPGTDGQAGAKGESGDTGAKGDAGAPGPAGATGAPGPQGPVGATGAKGARGPAGPPGATGFPGAAGRLGPPGPAGNAGPPGPPGVPGKEGAKGLRGETGPSGRTGEVGAPGAPGAPGEKGPPGAEGPTGSAGIPGPQGLAGQRGIVGFPGQKGERGFSGLPGPSGEPGKQGPGGPSGERGPPGPMGPPGLAGPPGEPGREGTPGNEGSPGRDGAAGPKGDRGETGAAGAPGAPGPPGAPGPIGPAGKTGDRGESGPAGPAGAAGPSGPRGPAGPAGARGDKGETGEAGERGMKGHRGFTGMQGPPGPPGPPGESGPAGSSGPAGPRGPVGASGTSGKDGMSGLPGPIGPPGPRGRTGEIGPAGPPGPPGPPGPPGPSGGGFDIGFIAAPQEKAPDPFRHYRADDANVMRDRDMEVDTTLKSLSQQIENIRSPDGTKKNPARTCRDLKMCHPDWKSGEYWIDPDQGCNQDAIKVYCNMETGETCVYPSEADIPKKSWYTSKNIKEKKHVWFGEAMTDGFQFEYGSEGSKPEDVNIQLTFLRLMSTEASQNITYHCKNSIAYMDQATGNLKKALLLQGSNEIEIRAEGNSRFTYSVTEDGCTSHTGAWGKTVIDYKTTKTSRLPIIDIAPMDVGAPDQEFGIEVGPVCFL